A genomic segment from Nomascus leucogenys isolate Asia unplaced genomic scaffold, Asia_NLE_v1 000711F_103125_qpd_obj, whole genome shotgun sequence encodes:
- the LOC100599972 gene encoding olfactory receptor 52B4-like — protein sequence MATHNSTGSSHSLFILLGIPGLEDQHTWISLPFFISYLVAFLGNSLIIFIIITERSLHEPMYLFLCMLAVADLILSTATVPKALAIFWFYAGAISLDGCVTQIFFIHATFIEESGILLAMALDRCVAICDPLHYTTVLSRATVIKIGLAVVLRSFCVIIPDVFLVKWLPFCRSNLLPHTYCEHMAVAKFACADIRVNVWYGLSVLLSTVVLDALLILVSYSFILYTVFHLPSQGAWQKALGTCGSHLGVISLFYLPGIFTIITQWFGHHVPLHTHILLANVCMLAPPMLNPIIYGIKTRQIQERVLSLLPSKRK from the coding sequence ATGGCAACCCACAACTCCACTGGTAGCAGTCACTCACTCTTCATTCTGCTGGGCATTCCTGGCTTAGAAGACCAGCACACATGGatctctctccccttctttaTTTCCTACCTTGTTGCTTTCCTTGGGAACAgcctcatcatcttcatcatcatcactgaaCGCAGCCTCCACGAACCCATGTACCTTTTCCTCTGCATGCTGGCTGTGGCTGACCTCATCCTGTCTACTGCCACTGTGCCCAAGGCCCTAGCCATATTCTGGTTCTATGCTGGAGCAATATCCCTTGATGGCTGTGTTACCCAAATCTTCTTTATCCATGCTACCTTCATTGAGGAATCAGGAATTCTGTTGGCGATGGCACTTGACCGGTGTGTGGCCATCTGTGATCCACTGCACTATACCACAGTGCTCAGTCGTGCAACAGTCATAAAGATTGGCTTGGCTGTGGTCCTGAGAAGCTTCTGTGTGATAATCCCAGATGTGTTTCTGGTAAAGTGGCTGCCTTTCTGCCGTAGCAATCTGCTGCCACATACCTACTGTGAGCACATGGCTGTTGCCAAGTTTGCTTGTGCTGATATTCGCGTCAATGTTTGGTATGGCTTGTCTGTCCTTCTCTCTACTGTAGTGCTAGATGCCTTGCTTATCTTAGTGTCCTATAGCTTCATCCTCTATACAGTCTTCCACCTCCCCTCCCAAGGAGCTTGGCAAAAGGCTCTGGGCACATGTGGCTCCCACCTCGGAGTCATTTCCCTGTTCTACTTGCCTGGTATTTTTACCATAATTACCCAGTGGTTTGGGCACCATGTTCCTCTCCATACACACATTCTGCTGGCTAATGTCTGCATGTTGGCTCCTCCCATGCTGAACCCCATCATTTATGGGATCAAGACCAGGCAGATTCAAGAGCGTGTGCTCAGTCTTTTGCCCTCAAAGAGGAAATGA